In a single window of the Candidatus Eisenbacteria bacterium genome:
- a CDS encoding HD domain-containing protein, translating into MNSESYGMTSRILRAVQVAVEAHSGQNRKASEVPYVLHPLAVAAKLVALGSAEDMIIAGILHDTVEDTDLTSEMIKREFGPEVMRIVEGCSEPDKSDTWENRKRHTLEMLKTAPDDVLIVSWADKLDNIRSIRDDMARCHESIWKRFRRPRESQEWLFRSLLQVFEDRMKNSPLDELVEEFRVEVERVFGPQK; encoded by the coding sequence ATGAACAGCGAGTCCTACGGAATGACATCCAGAATTCTGCGGGCCGTGCAGGTCGCTGTCGAGGCGCACTCGGGGCAAAACCGCAAAGCGTCCGAGGTCCCCTATGTGCTTCACCCTCTGGCCGTGGCCGCGAAACTTGTCGCTCTCGGCAGCGCCGAAGACATGATCATTGCCGGCATTCTTCACGATACCGTCGAAGACACCGATCTCACGTCAGAAATGATCAAGAGGGAATTCGGTCCCGAAGTTATGCGGATTGTTGAAGGGTGCTCGGAGCCCGATAAGTCGGATACCTGGGAGAATCGGAAGCGGCATACCCTCGAAATGCTGAAGACGGCGCCGGATGATGTTTTGATTGTTTCCTGGGCCGATAAATTGGATAATATTCGTTCTATCCGAGACGACATGGCACGGTGTCATGAATCAATCTGGAAACGTTTTCGCCGGCCGCGGGAAAGCCAGGAGTGGCTGTTTCGATCCTTGCTCCAGGTCTTTGAAGACCGGATGAAAAACAGTCCGCTGGATGAGCTCGTCGAGGAATTCCGCGTTGAGGTAGAGCGTGTTTTCGGGCCTCAGAAGTAG
- a CDS encoding 4Fe-4S binding protein, producing the protein MMKYLADVVTLNLIEEKCNGCGMCVIVCPHGVLEIVGRKVRTTDRDLCMECGACARNCPTEAIQVRAGVGCATGAIMAAFGKKGDCCCA; encoded by the coding sequence ATGTCGTGACCTTGAACCTTATCGAAGAGAAATGTAATGGCTGCGGGATGTGCGTCATCGTCTGCCCGCATGGGGTCCTCGAAATCGTTGGCCGCAAAGTGAGAACGACCGACCGGGATCTTTGTATGGAATGCGGCGCCTGCGCCCGGAATTGCCCCACGGAAGCGATCCAGGTCAGGGCCGGTGTCGGTTGCGCCACCGGGGCGATCATGGCGGCCTTCGGCAAGAAGGGGGATTGCTGCTGCGCTTAA
- a CDS encoding ABC transporter permease, which translates to MGKLLWLLRKDLLRRFRSPAGTLIALSFPLGIIIIMGLVFRPHAGRSSLPAVEVALVNEDTGFLSRLLMGAISQDRGDARLSVHMAESYDEGLKLVRRDKVSGLLRIPPGFTDSLMQQQPTHLDVVKNPSQSIMPQVIEEGAGVLAVYLTAGSRLLAEPIMRIREASTTDSLPSDLLVSDISQQINQRIRGASNVIFPPILSVSKDTLAAASEGSGGGYSPFAMMLPGFAIMGLLFLSELGLADLLRESQTGTLRRLRTAPFASGWIILSKLILSVIIAFLGFIILMISASLVLNVTWGSPLAILTVGFATALAATGIIAPLYGILRSERQAGLISTFVILAMSFVGGSFWPREMMPPSFQLLSPFTLNHWALEGFRALLRGDSIGAALGASLPVLLPVACAGWILGVFILRRLIERRA; encoded by the coding sequence ATGGGAAAGCTTCTCTGGCTTCTGCGTAAAGATCTCCTGCGGCGCTTCCGCTCACCGGCGGGGACGCTGATCGCCCTCTCCTTCCCGCTCGGTATCATCATCATTATGGGGCTCGTCTTCCGCCCCCACGCGGGCCGCTCGTCCCTGCCCGCCGTTGAGGTGGCCCTTGTGAATGAAGACACGGGATTTCTAAGCCGTCTTCTCATGGGAGCGATCTCTCAAGATCGCGGCGACGCGAGACTCTCCGTTCATATGGCGGAATCCTATGATGAGGGTCTTAAATTGGTTCGGCGGGACAAGGTTTCCGGGCTCTTAAGAATCCCGCCGGGATTCACTGATTCGCTGATGCAGCAACAGCCGACACACCTTGACGTCGTTAAGAATCCGTCACAGAGCATCATGCCGCAGGTCATTGAAGAAGGCGCCGGAGTACTGGCCGTCTACCTCACCGCCGGATCGCGTCTCCTGGCCGAACCAATCATGAGGATCCGCGAGGCCTCCACAACCGATTCGCTTCCCTCTGATCTTCTCGTCAGCGATATCTCACAGCAGATCAATCAACGGATCCGCGGCGCGTCTAATGTTATCTTCCCTCCCATCCTGAGTGTTTCAAAAGACACGCTGGCGGCGGCATCGGAAGGGAGCGGCGGCGGATACAGCCCCTTCGCCATGATGCTTCCAGGTTTTGCCATCATGGGCCTCCTTTTCCTGAGTGAGCTAGGGCTGGCCGACCTCCTGCGGGAAAGTCAAACGGGAACCCTGCGCCGTCTCCGAACGGCGCCCTTTGCTTCTGGATGGATCATTCTTTCAAAACTCATCCTCAGCGTCATCATCGCCTTTCTCGGCTTCATTATCCTGATGATCTCCGCATCGCTCGTTCTCAATGTCACGTGGGGCTCGCCGCTCGCTATCCTGACGGTCGGTTTTGCCACCGCCCTTGCCGCAACCGGGATTATCGCGCCGCTCTACGGCATTCTGCGCTCGGAGCGACAGGCGGGTCTCATCAGCACTTTTGTTATCCTGGCGATGTCATTCGTCGGGGGGAGTTTTTGGCCGAGAGAGATGATGCCTCCCTCCTTCCAGCTTCTGTCTCCTTTTACATTAAATCATTGGGCCCTCGAGGGATTCCGGGCGTTGCTGCGCGGGGACTCGATCGGCGCCGCCCTCGGCGCCAGCCTGCCGGTTCTGCTCCCGGTGGCTTGTGCCGGCTGGATTCTGGGCGTGTTCATCTTGCGGCGGCTGATTGAGAGGCGGGCGTAA
- a CDS encoding ABC transporter permease: protein MQRLNHIIALAATEIRLTLRDRGALLWIFLMPLVFGFFFGSVIPSGSSSGSSVALNIVDLDLDILSRQLVSSLQGEGFTTTVHDTMPARDKLYRALIIPKGLTRNILSGQRDSLQFIQTKEAGTTGTMAAQVRIHKVIVRTLSALTETLAETPAETGEKHEVTEKELNALFQRPDLVTIKTTTARADRDTPGGFKQSMPGMIVMFVLQMSLIYGGIFMVLDRQTGRLRRLATTPAGPLQIFLGKILGLSILALMQTFVLVVVSRFLFHLHWGSPIALSILILAYIFSVASLGITLGAFAKTPEQARGLGLLFTMILSSLGGCWWPMEIVPKAGQIFGHLFPTAWAMDGMHQIISFGNGVSAILMPALVLCGYGLLFLLAGTALFRRVL, encoded by the coding sequence ATGCAAAGGCTGAATCATATCATCGCCTTGGCCGCGACGGAGATCCGGCTCACTCTTCGGGACCGGGGAGCCCTGCTTTGGATCTTTCTGATGCCCCTCGTATTCGGTTTTTTCTTCGGAAGCGTGATTCCATCCGGCTCATCGAGCGGGAGTTCCGTTGCGCTGAATATTGTCGATCTGGACCTAGACATTCTCTCAAGGCAACTTGTCTCATCACTGCAGGGCGAAGGTTTCACCACCACGGTTCACGACACGATGCCCGCCCGGGACAAGCTCTATCGAGCTTTGATCATTCCAAAGGGCCTGACGCGAAACATCCTCTCGGGACAGCGGGATTCCCTGCAGTTCATCCAGACCAAGGAAGCCGGCACGACGGGAACGATGGCCGCCCAGGTCAGGATTCACAAAGTTATCGTCCGGACCCTGTCGGCATTGACGGAGACTTTGGCGGAGACACCGGCAGAGACGGGGGAGAAACATGAGGTCACGGAGAAGGAGTTGAACGCCCTCTTTCAGCGGCCGGATCTGGTAACGATAAAGACTACCACGGCGCGTGCGGATCGGGACACACCGGGCGGTTTCAAACAATCGATGCCCGGCATGATTGTCATGTTCGTGCTGCAGATGTCGTTGATTTACGGCGGGATCTTTATGGTGCTGGACCGGCAGACCGGACGTCTGCGCCGCCTGGCCACCACGCCGGCGGGACCGCTGCAAATTTTTCTCGGTAAAATCCTCGGCCTCTCGATCCTCGCTCTCATGCAGACCTTTGTATTGGTCGTTGTCTCACGCTTCCTCTTTCATCTTCATTGGGGATCTCCCATCGCTCTGTCCATATTGATTCTCGCTTACATTTTTAGCGTCGCCTCGCTCGGCATCACTCTGGGCGCCTTCGCCAAAACGCCGGAGCAGGCCCGCGGCTTGGGACTTCTCTTTACCATGATCCTCTCGTCGCTGGGAGGGTGCTGGTGGCCGATGGAGATCGTCCCAAAGGCGGGGCAGATCTTCGGTCATCTTTTTCCAACGGCCTGGGCGATGGACGGAATGCATCAGATCATCTCTTTCGGCAATGGCGTCTCCGCCATTCTCATGCCGGCGCTGGTCCTTTGCGGCTACGGCCTTCTGTTCCTGCTGGCGGGCACCGCCCTCTTCAGGAGAGTTTTATGA
- a CDS encoding AAA family ATPase, whose amino-acid sequence MIFVSGPRQVGKTTTCRNHAGAYANWDNVDDREQILAGPDGLIKSLKLDRLSETKPTTLFDELHKYPQWKSFLKGFFDTCADQVHIIVTGSSRMDIYRRGGDSLMGRYFLYHMHPFSLAETIARDLPDPKRIVRSPQRVKAAEFDALWEHGGYPEPFLKRDRRFSRRWQSLRLEQLIREDIRDLTQIQQVAQLELLVRHLAGRSAHQLVYGNLAKEVRVSVDTIRRWIDTLRHFHLGFYIRPWSKNVSRSLRKEPKWFLRDWASIDDAGDKSETFVACHLLKAVDGWNDMGLGKFELGYLRDKEKREVDFVVVRDGTPWFLVEVKYRDESLSRNLRYFQDQVKAPFAFQVIIDAEYVDADCFASPRDPLVVPAKTFLSQLL is encoded by the coding sequence ATGATCTTTGTCAGTGGCCCGCGGCAGGTGGGCAAGACGACCACATGCCGGAATCACGCCGGCGCCTATGCCAACTGGGACAATGTCGATGACCGGGAACAAATTCTTGCCGGGCCGGACGGGCTCATCAAATCTCTCAAACTCGATCGGCTCTCAGAAACGAAGCCGACGACTCTTTTTGACGAGTTGCACAAATATCCTCAGTGGAAATCGTTTCTTAAGGGTTTCTTTGACACCTGTGCCGACCAAGTTCACATCATCGTTACGGGCAGCAGCCGCATGGATATTTATCGCCGCGGCGGAGACAGCTTGATGGGCCGTTACTTCCTCTACCACATGCACCCCTTCTCGCTTGCCGAAACGATCGCCAGAGATCTTCCCGACCCGAAGCGGATCGTGCGATCACCACAGCGGGTCAAGGCGGCCGAATTCGACGCCCTCTGGGAGCACGGAGGTTATCCGGAGCCTTTTTTAAAGCGCGATCGCCGCTTCAGCCGCCGATGGCAGTCATTGCGGCTGGAGCAACTCATTCGAGAGGACATCCGGGATTTGACACAGATACAGCAGGTGGCTCAGTTGGAATTGTTGGTCAGGCACCTTGCCGGTCGATCGGCCCATCAGCTTGTTTATGGGAATTTGGCGAAGGAGGTGCGAGTTTCCGTCGACACCATCCGCCGATGGATCGATACCCTGCGCCACTTCCACCTTGGTTTTTACATCAGGCCATGGTCCAAGAATGTTTCCCGGTCGTTGCGGAAGGAGCCCAAGTGGTTCTTGCGGGATTGGGCTTCCATCGATGATGCGGGCGACAAATCCGAAACATTTGTAGCATGCCATCTTCTAAAGGCCGTGGACGGTTGGAATGATATGGGATTGGGAAAGTTCGAGCTCGGCTACCTGCGGGATAAAGAAAAGCGCGAAGTCGATTTTGTAGTGGTTCGTGATGGGACGCCCTGGTTCCTGGTCGAAGTCAAATATCGGGATGAATCGCTGAGCCGGAACCTTAGGTATTTCCAGGACCAAGTCAAAGCGCCCTTCGCATTTCAGGTGATCATTGATGCTGAATATGTGGATGCGGATTGTTTCGCTTCGCCCCGGGATCCGCTGGTGGTTCCCGCAAAGACTTTCTTGTCTCAGCTTCTTTGA